Proteins from one Anaerobranca californiensis DSM 14826 genomic window:
- a CDS encoding nucleoside recognition domain-containing protein produces the protein MIEDLFTSFLSSLSSLFQLALIIFPLLIIIEFLKEYGVIDKIGKFFSPLMKLLKLPQDAILPVSVGFLIGLTYGAGVIITVGKEKGFSTIDLTKILILVGISHALIEETVIFAGVGANAIIVLTVRVLSAIIATIFYTKFISVSYQR, from the coding sequence ATGATTGAAGATTTGTTTACTAGCTTTTTAAGTTCCTTAAGTTCCCTTTTCCAATTAGCTTTAATAATCTTTCCTTTACTTATCATTATAGAATTTTTAAAAGAATATGGGGTAATAGATAAAATAGGGAAGTTTTTTTCTCCTTTAATGAAATTGTTAAAACTTCCCCAAGATGCTATTTTGCCAGTTTCGGTAGGCTTTTTAATAGGTTTAACTTATGGAGCCGGTGTAATTATAACTGTTGGGAAAGAAAAGGGTTTTTCAACTATTGATTTAACAAAAATTCTTATACTTGTAGGAATAAGTCACGCCTTGATTGAAGAAACAGTGATATTTGCAGGGGTAGGAGCAAATGCTATAATTGTGTTAACAGTAAGGGTTTTATCTGCTATTATAGCAACTATCTTTTATACCAAATTTATATCTGTAAGTTATCAGAGGTGA